The following are encoded in a window of Tautonia rosea genomic DNA:
- a CDS encoding transposase: MQTECNAAYLNFPMLGRREILADFDGGDISSDGGALLLRQVEQLTGILRQFADCFTDHRDPERVEYTVE, from the coding sequence ATGCAGACAGAGTGTAACGCGGCTTACCTCAACTTTCCCATGCTCGGCCGGCGCGAAATCCTGGCCGATTTCGACGGTGGCGACATCTCCTCCGACGGCGGCGCGCTGCTGCTCCGCCAGGTCGAGCAACTCACCGGCATCCTCCGCCAGTTCGCCGATTGCTTCACCGATCATCGCGACCCCGAGCGCGTCGAGTACACCGTCGAGCA